From one Microlunatus sp. Gsoil 973 genomic stretch:
- a CDS encoding NADP-dependent oxidoreductase, which yields MSITCHAFHLVSRPDGEPTEDNFRLVTSTLPDPGPGEIAVRNLAISVDPYMRGRMRDEPSYAPPWQLEQPAQGGAVGEVIASVDTDIPVGALVVHNLGWRDVAVLPADRATRVARRADVSPTAYLGVLGMPGRTAYVGLTRIARFQPGDRVFVSGAAGAVGSLAGQIAKLSGAGQVIGSAGSAAKVDHLLGDLGFDAAFDYHDGQAADLLEKAAPEGVDVFFDNVGGEQLEAAIGRMNLGGRIAICGAISGYNQSRPQPGPSNLPLFIGKRLTMTGFLVGDHPDIADEFERSVGAWYASGQLVVRETVVHGLENTPAAFIGMLRGENTGKMIIRLD from the coding sequence ATGTCGATCACCTGTCACGCCTTCCATCTCGTGTCCAGGCCGGACGGCGAGCCGACCGAGGACAACTTCCGGCTGGTGACCAGCACCCTGCCCGATCCCGGCCCGGGTGAGATCGCGGTCCGCAATCTGGCGATCTCGGTCGACCCGTACATGCGCGGGCGGATGCGGGACGAGCCGTCCTATGCGCCGCCGTGGCAGCTCGAGCAGCCAGCCCAGGGCGGTGCAGTCGGCGAGGTGATCGCGTCCGTCGACACCGACATCCCGGTCGGTGCCCTGGTGGTGCACAACCTGGGCTGGCGTGACGTCGCGGTGCTGCCGGCCGACCGGGCGACGCGGGTCGCCCGCCGTGCCGACGTTTCACCGACCGCCTATCTCGGCGTTCTGGGCATGCCGGGCCGTACCGCGTACGTCGGATTGACCAGGATCGCCCGCTTCCAGCCGGGCGACCGCGTCTTCGTGTCCGGCGCCGCCGGCGCGGTGGGCAGCCTCGCCGGACAGATCGCCAAGTTGTCCGGCGCCGGTCAGGTGATCGGCAGTGCCGGCTCCGCGGCCAAGGTCGACCATCTGCTCGGCGACCTGGGTTTCGACGCCGCCTTCGACTACCACGACGGCCAGGCGGCCGACCTGCTGGAGAAGGCCGCACCCGAGGGCGTCGACGTGTTCTTCGACAACGTCGGCGGCGAGCAGCTGGAAGCCGCGATCGGCCGGATGAACCTCGGTGGCCGGATCGCCATCTGCGGCGCGATCTCCGGTTACAACCAGTCCCGGCCGCAGCCGGGTCCCAGCAATCTGCCGCTGTTCATCGGCAAGCGGCTGACGATGACCGGCTTCCTGGTCGGCGATCACCCTGACATCGCCGACGAGTTCGAACGATCGGTCGGAGCCTGGTACGCCTCCGGGCAGCTCGTCGTCCGGGAAACCGTCGTGCACGGACTGGAGAACACGCCCGCCGCGTTCATCGGAATGCTGCGCGGTGAGAACACCGGCAAGATGATCATCAGGCTGGACTGA
- a CDS encoding acyl-CoA dehydrogenase family protein, translating into MPTSPLELLRVDHLLSAEERDIAATVRDWVEERVRPEVADWYERGEIDPGLAKEAGALGLLGMHLTGYGCAGTNAVSYGLACMELEAGDSGVRSLVSVQGSLAMFAIWKFGSEEQKQHWLPRMATGEAIGCFGLTEPDFGSNPAGMRTLARRDGDDWVLNGTKMWITNGSVADVAIVWAQTDPDNPGKGVRGFVVPTDTPGFSAPKITKKLSLRASITSELVLQDVRLPADSVLPEVTGLRGPLSCLNEARFGIVFGALGAARDCLDCTLAYAADRQVFDRSLASFQLTQAKLADMALELQKGFLLALHLGRLKDDHRLDPRQVSLGKLNNVREAIKIARTCRTILGANGITGEYPIMRHANNLESVLTYEGTSEVHQLVIGQALTGENAFG; encoded by the coding sequence ATGCCGACATCGCCGTTGGAACTGCTGAGAGTCGATCATCTGCTGTCCGCTGAGGAACGGGACATTGCGGCGACCGTACGGGACTGGGTCGAGGAGCGGGTACGTCCCGAGGTCGCGGATTGGTACGAGCGCGGTGAGATCGATCCCGGTCTGGCCAAGGAGGCCGGCGCGCTCGGTCTGCTCGGCATGCATCTGACCGGCTACGGCTGCGCCGGAACCAATGCCGTCTCCTACGGCCTGGCCTGCATGGAACTCGAAGCGGGCGATTCCGGTGTCCGCAGCCTGGTCTCGGTCCAGGGATCCCTGGCCATGTTCGCCATCTGGAAGTTCGGCAGCGAGGAACAGAAGCAGCACTGGCTACCGCGGATGGCGACCGGCGAGGCGATCGGCTGTTTCGGCCTGACCGAACCGGATTTCGGGTCCAACCCGGCCGGGATGCGTACCCTCGCTCGCCGGGACGGTGACGACTGGGTGCTGAACGGCACCAAGATGTGGATCACCAACGGATCGGTGGCCGACGTGGCGATCGTCTGGGCACAGACCGATCCTGACAATCCGGGCAAGGGTGTCCGGGGATTCGTCGTCCCTACGGACACGCCAGGTTTCAGTGCTCCCAAGATCACCAAGAAGCTGTCGCTGCGGGCGTCGATCACCTCCGAACTCGTCCTGCAGGACGTACGCCTCCCAGCCGATTCCGTGCTGCCGGAGGTGACCGGCTTGCGCGGACCGCTGTCCTGTCTCAACGAAGCCCGGTTCGGCATCGTCTTCGGTGCCCTCGGCGCCGCCCGCGACTGTCTGGACTGCACACTGGCCTATGCCGCCGACCGGCAGGTGTTCGACCGGTCGCTGGCGTCCTTCCAACTGACCCAGGCCAAACTGGCCGACATGGCCCTGGAACTGCAGAAGGGATTCCTGCTGGCGCTGCATCTCGGCCGGCTCAAGGATGATCATCGACTCGATCCCCGACAGGTCAGCCTGGGCAAGCTGAACAACGTACGCGAGGCGATCAAGATCGCCCGGACCTGCCGGACGATCCTCGGCGCCAACGGCATCACCGGCGAGTATCCGATCATGCGACACGCCAACAATCTGGAATCGGTGCTCACCTACGAGGGCACCAGCGAAGTCCACCAACTGGTCATCGGTCAAGCACTGACCGGCGAGAACGCGTTCGGCTGA